From Verrucomicrobiota bacterium JB022, one genomic window encodes:
- a CDS encoding DNA-binding protein has translation MRYQKLDTTGDTTYVLVFETGEAVMEKLAAFVAKEGIVSARFHGIGAFSEAGLRFFNTDHLEYIDIPVHEQVELLSLTGTIASRDGKAQLHAHAILGKPDGQCIGGHLKDAVVRPTLEVMVIASPAHLHREFDPRVELPLLQLDASKQQEV, from the coding sequence ATGCGCTACCAAAAGCTAGATACTACCGGCGACACCACCTATGTGCTCGTCTTTGAAACGGGCGAAGCCGTGATGGAAAAGCTGGCCGCATTTGTCGCGAAGGAAGGGATCGTTTCTGCCCGCTTCCACGGCATCGGTGCCTTTTCAGAGGCGGGCCTGCGTTTCTTCAACACCGACCATCTGGAATATATCGACATCCCGGTGCACGAGCAGGTGGAGCTGCTCTCGTTGACTGGCACGATTGCCTCTCGCGATGGCAAGGCCCAGCTGCATGCCCACGCGATCCTGGGCAAGCCAGATGGCCAGTGTATCGGCGGGCACCTTAAGGATGCCGTGGTGCGCCCCACCCTGGAGGTGATGGTGATTGCCAGCCCGGCTCACCTGCACCGCGAATTCGACCCACGGGTCGAGCTGCCCTTGTTGCAGCTCGATGCCAGCAAGCAACAGGAAGTGTAA
- a CDS encoding DUF1698 domain-containing protein, whose protein sequence is MAQLQTDFSNPSTPTERKVAELGPWFQNLHLPDGTQTAPKHPLGDFPSFKWEQLASHLPEDLSGQRVLELGCNAGFYALKLAERGAQVDAVEIDPHYLKQAIWAAEQHGLQKRIRFREASVNTVIREPDRYDGIFFMGLFYHLRYPLLALDGLVRKMDGWMVFQTLTSPEGSEGCAVPDNLEFERRERLAEPGWPKMAFIEHRLADDPTNWWAANIPGVEAMLRSAGLEIVERPMHETYLCRPRSYALEGDAFIQQALAEVLDPPNA, encoded by the coding sequence ATGGCACAGCTTCAGACAGATTTCTCGAACCCTTCGACACCGACGGAACGCAAGGTGGCAGAGCTGGGACCGTGGTTCCAGAACCTGCACCTGCCAGATGGCACGCAGACCGCCCCCAAACATCCGCTGGGCGACTTCCCGTCGTTCAAATGGGAGCAGCTCGCCAGCCACCTGCCGGAAGACCTCTCCGGCCAGCGCGTGCTGGAGCTGGGTTGCAACGCTGGTTTCTACGCCCTGAAGCTGGCGGAGCGAGGCGCGCAGGTGGATGCGGTCGAGATCGACCCGCACTACCTGAAGCAAGCGATCTGGGCTGCCGAGCAACATGGCTTGCAAAAGCGCATCCGATTTCGCGAGGCCTCGGTCAACACCGTCATTCGCGAACCCGATCGCTACGATGGGATCTTTTTTATGGGGCTGTTTTACCACCTGCGCTACCCGCTGCTCGCGCTCGACGGGCTGGTGCGCAAGATGGACGGCTGGATGGTGTTCCAGACGCTGACCAGCCCCGAAGGCAGCGAGGGCTGCGCGGTGCCCGACAATCTCGAATTCGAGCGGCGCGAGCGCCTGGCAGAGCCGGGTTGGCCCAAGATGGCGTTTATCGAGCATCGCCTGGCCGACGACCCGACCAACTGGTGGGCGGCCAATATCCCCGGAGTCGAAGCCATGTTGCGTTCTGCCGGCCTTGAAATTGTCGAGCGGCCCATGCACGAGACGTATCTCTGCCGTCCGCGCTCCTACGCCCTGGAGGGCGACGCTTTCATTCAGCAAGCGCTTGCGGAGGTCCTTGATCCGCCCAACGCCTGA
- a CDS encoding sodium:proton antiporter: MDGATINFTVFLFSVASLAYITFASLLQKLWLPLPLLALATGVIIGPHVSGLLQLPSEEHRHLIMEEGARMTLAIGLMGIALRLPKHYWRREWRFFSVVILLGMPLMWGAATLGLWAGGNFGFWISALLAAIITPTDPIVSTPIVTGPLANEQIPTWEQQGISAESGSNDGLGFLFVILPIYVLNHGVNWATAQEWLVVGLLKEIGMAALLGAFFGWLAAQILTFVSHRGMIRHTSYLGFTLALPVVIMTAVKMMGADGILAAFVAGVVFDQFIDDEHQEHQEEIQEAINKFFTITIFMIVGLFLPVTEWPALGWGMGLLWLAVIIGRRMITVVVLNRLLRPRINVPEMAFLGWFGPLGIAALYYVMFAENELSRNDLWPHISLAITLSVVIHGITAAPFARWLGSTLRQRGQATHP; encoded by the coding sequence ATGGATGGTGCGACGATCAACTTTACGGTTTTCCTCTTCTCGGTAGCCTCGCTGGCCTATATCACGTTTGCGAGTCTGCTGCAGAAGTTGTGGCTGCCGCTGCCTCTGCTGGCCTTGGCCACGGGCGTCATCATCGGCCCGCATGTATCGGGCCTGCTCCAGCTCCCCAGCGAAGAGCATCGCCACCTGATCATGGAAGAAGGCGCGCGCATGACCCTCGCCATCGGCCTGATGGGGATCGCGCTACGCCTGCCCAAGCACTACTGGCGCCGCGAGTGGCGCTTCTTTTCCGTCGTCATCCTGCTGGGGATGCCGCTGATGTGGGGGGCGGCCACCCTGGGCCTTTGGGCAGGCGGCAACTTCGGCTTCTGGATCTCGGCGCTATTGGCGGCGATCATCACCCCAACCGACCCTATTGTATCGACTCCGATCGTTACTGGCCCATTGGCCAACGAACAAATTCCCACCTGGGAGCAGCAGGGCATTTCGGCTGAATCTGGCTCCAACGACGGCCTCGGCTTCCTTTTTGTCATCCTGCCCATCTATGTGCTCAATCACGGGGTAAACTGGGCGACGGCTCAGGAGTGGCTGGTCGTGGGGTTGTTGAAGGAAATCGGGATGGCGGCGCTGCTCGGAGCCTTTTTTGGTTGGCTCGCGGCCCAGATCCTCACCTTTGTGAGCCATCGTGGCATGATTCGCCACACGTCTTATCTCGGCTTCACGCTCGCCCTGCCCGTGGTCATCATGACGGCGGTCAAAATGATGGGTGCCGACGGCATTCTGGCCGCGTTTGTCGCAGGCGTGGTCTTCGACCAATTTATCGACGACGAGCACCAGGAGCACCAGGAAGAGATTCAAGAGGCCATCAACAAATTTTTCACCATCACGATCTTCATGATCGTGGGCCTGTTCCTGCCCGTAACGGAATGGCCGGCACTCGGCTGGGGCATGGGGCTGCTTTGGCTGGCTGTCATCATCGGCCGACGCATGATAACGGTTGTTGTACTCAACCGCCTGCTGCGCCCGCGTATCAATGTGCCCGAGATGGCATTCCTCGGCTGGTTCGGGCCGCTGGGGATCGCAGCGCTTTACTATGTGATGTTTGCCGAAAATGAATTGAGCCGCAACGACTTGTGGCCGCACATCAGTCTCGCAATCACGCTCTCTGTCGTCATCCACGGCATTACCGCCGCTCCTTTCGCCCGCTGGCTGGGCTCTACATTGCGCCAGCGCGGGCAAGCTACCCACCCGTAA
- a CDS encoding SDR family NAD(P)-dependent oxidoreductase, producing MADKKDNNRVALITGAGEGLGRATALRLARDGVKVGCLGRHLDNTQETVDLIKEAGGEAKALQADISKWEDMQKAAKQLDELWGRIDIVFANAGINGTWTPIADMEPEEWCKTIDINLTGTFYTVKACLPMLKRDGGSVIITSSVNGTRMFTNTGASAYSSSKAGQVAFMKMIALELASHRIRVNAICPGAIESAIDDNTDKENIESEAEPVVFPEGKIPLTDGKPGKAEDVAELVYFLASEHSRHITGTEVFIDGAQSLLQG from the coding sequence ATGGCAGACAAAAAAGACAATAACCGCGTGGCCTTGATTACCGGAGCCGGCGAAGGCCTGGGACGCGCTACCGCGCTCCGACTGGCCCGTGACGGCGTCAAGGTGGGCTGCCTGGGGCGACACCTCGATAACACCCAGGAAACCGTCGACCTGATCAAGGAAGCGGGCGGCGAGGCCAAGGCTTTGCAGGCCGACATCAGCAAATGGGAGGACATGCAAAAGGCTGCCAAACAACTCGACGAGCTGTGGGGCCGGATCGACATCGTCTTTGCCAATGCCGGCATCAACGGCACCTGGACACCCATTGCAGACATGGAGCCGGAGGAATGGTGCAAGACGATCGACATCAACCTCACGGGCACCTTTTACACCGTCAAGGCCTGCCTCCCGATGCTGAAGCGCGACGGCGGCTCCGTCATCATCACCTCTTCGGTCAATGGTACCCGTATGTTTACCAACACGGGTGCCAGTGCCTACTCGTCGTCCAAGGCGGGTCAAGTGGCCTTCATGAAGATGATCGCACTGGAGCTGGCCAGCCACCGCATCCGCGTCAACGCCATCTGCCCCGGCGCCATCGAATCGGCCATCGACGACAATACGGATAAGGAGAACATCGAGTCCGAAGCTGAGCCGGTCGTATTCCCCGAGGGCAAAATCCCGCTGACCGACGGCAAGCCTGGCAAGGCCGAAGATGTGGCCGAGCTGGTCTACTTCCTCGCCAGCGAGCACAGCCGCCACATCACTGGCACGGAGGTCTTTATCGACGGTGCCCAATCCCTGCTCCAAGGCTAG
- a CDS encoding SDR family oxidoreductase, whose product MVSENRKPVVVITGGTAGVGRATARKFAHEGYNVAVIAREAGRLEATEKELQQLGAHALAIQADVSDAHALAMAADRIEHQLGEIDVWVNCAMTSVFAPVKDTTPEEFRRVTEVCFLGYVYGTKAVLGRMLERDRGTIVQVGSALAYRGIPLQSAYCASKHAIQGFCDSLRTELLHDGSNVHVTMVQLPAVNTPQFSWVRSRLPQKAQPVPPIYQPEVAADGIYLAACSRRREVLVGSSTLKAVYGNKVAPGYADRKLAREGYSGQQIEEPEAADRPDNLYAPVPGDFAAHGDFDDRAYGHSLQLEASKHRGTVAMAGVTTGVLLGTALGLARVLRHRNDS is encoded by the coding sequence ATGGTATCAGAGAATCGTAAACCCGTCGTCGTAATCACGGGCGGGACGGCAGGCGTAGGACGCGCCACCGCCCGCAAATTTGCCCATGAGGGCTACAATGTAGCGGTTATAGCCCGCGAAGCCGGACGCCTGGAGGCGACGGAAAAGGAATTGCAGCAGCTGGGGGCACACGCCCTGGCGATCCAAGCCGATGTCAGCGACGCCCATGCACTGGCAATGGCAGCCGATCGTATCGAACATCAGCTAGGCGAGATCGACGTGTGGGTCAACTGCGCGATGACCAGCGTCTTCGCCCCGGTCAAGGATACCACACCGGAAGAGTTTCGCCGCGTGACGGAAGTCTGCTTCCTCGGCTACGTCTACGGCACCAAGGCAGTGCTGGGCCGCATGCTGGAGCGTGACCGCGGCACGATCGTGCAAGTGGGCTCTGCCCTCGCCTATCGGGGGATCCCGCTGCAGAGCGCATACTGCGCTTCCAAACACGCGATTCAGGGCTTCTGCGATTCCCTGCGCACGGAGCTTTTGCACGACGGCAGCAACGTGCACGTGACGATGGTCCAGCTGCCGGCGGTCAACACGCCCCAATTTAGTTGGGTCCGCAGCCGTTTGCCACAGAAGGCCCAGCCGGTGCCGCCTATCTACCAGCCCGAAGTGGCGGCCGACGGCATTTATTTGGCCGCGTGTAGTCGCCGGCGCGAGGTCCTCGTCGGCAGCTCTACGCTCAAGGCAGTTTACGGCAACAAGGTGGCTCCCGGCTATGCGGATCGCAAGCTGGCCCGCGAGGGCTACAGCGGCCAACAAATCGAGGAGCCCGAAGCTGCCGACCGCCCGGACAATCTTTATGCCCCCGTACCAGGGGACTTCGCCGCACACGGAGACTTCGACGACCGGGCTTACGGGCACAGTCTGCAGCTGGAGGCCAGCAAACATCGGGGCACTGTGGCGATGGCGGGGGTGACGACGGGCGTCCTGCTCGGCACGGCGCTCGGTTTGGCCCGCGTCTTGCGCCATAGGAACGACTCTTAA
- a CDS encoding glycine zipper domain-containing protein translates to MNAQTSFLYRPLAGLSLLAAFCFAGCENYRKPQNTEEGALQGAAAGAAAGALIGSQSGDALEGAAIGGAAGAAAGGYYGNREERRDRDDDD, encoded by the coding sequence ATGAACGCTCAAACTTCTTTCCTTTACCGCCCCTTGGCGGGGCTGAGCCTGCTCGCGGCTTTCTGCTTTGCGGGCTGCGAAAACTACCGTAAGCCGCAGAACACCGAAGAAGGTGCGCTGCAAGGCGCGGCGGCCGGAGCCGCAGCCGGGGCCTTGATCGGGTCCCAATCGGGCGATGCGCTCGAAGGGGCGGCCATCGGGGGCGCAGCAGGAGCCGCAGCGGGTGGCTACTACGGCAATCGCGAGGAACGGCGCGACCGCGACGATGACGACTGA